Proteins co-encoded in one Malus sylvestris chromosome 7, drMalSylv7.2, whole genome shotgun sequence genomic window:
- the LOC126630345 gene encoding probable LRR receptor-like serine/threonine-protein kinase At3g47570 isoform X2, which yields MLSMIHCLCYIYMMIMANCLTAGVLAISHTNINTDQSALLSLKAHITSDPQNILTANWSSASNSNICNWVGVSCGAGHHRVTALNLSHMGLAGVIPPHLGNLSFLVELGLKNNSFHGPLPQELSRLRRLKEINFGNNSFMGTIPSWFGSFAKLQTIKLYGNGFSGFIPAAIFNLSALEIIDLRRNQLSGSIPREIGNLRMVKGIYLDDNKFEELPNEMGSLVQLEELYVRFNALKASALVPVFNISSLTILNLYGNNMSGSLPDNICEHLSSIRIFNFGGNQLDGLIPSKLWQCKELREIVLYSNNFRGSIPKSLGNLTYLTTIILIENHLTGTIPNEIGDLPQLEFLDLDFNNLSGVIPSKLFNLSMKRIIGLSSNQLSGSLPANIGLNAPNLEILCVAKTNLVAGLLPNLSNASKLRMLDMSLNSFTGFLPSTLCSLKNLERLFLYSNNLTIDASTPQAASTLSCSFNLRNLTSLYLGDNPLNTTIPASRRNLSTSLLYVSLFRSNIRGNIPVEIGNLSSLILLDLGNNQLSGAIPTSIQRLQNLQVLDLHDNELQGHIPYELCQLNNLAYLILASNRLSGSIPSCLGTLLVALRYLRLGSNLLTSKIPSSLWELKYILELNLSSNSLVGPLSEDIGKLKDVVVMDLSNNHFSGNIPGSIGGLQKIINLSLANNYLEGPIPGSFKTLLSLEFLDLSKNNLSGVIPKSLEALLYLKHLNLSFNKLQGEIPTGGRFGNFFDDSFVSNGALCSTSRLHVPLCKYKTKVEPNWRKAKYIISGVMSVILLATVALTLMLCRKRNVEVVRETALLRQVLWRRVSRLELVRATNGLHESNLLGTGGFGSVYRGTLSDGIDIALKVFNLQLEGAFKSFDKECEMLSNIRHRNLIKIISCCDELDFKALVLQLMPNGSLEQWLYSPNRSMTILQRLDIMKDVALALEYIHQGYSIPIVHCDVKPSNILLDDDMVAHVADFGIARLIGSGDSMTETMTLATVGYMAPEFGMEGSVSTSVDVYSFGIVLMETFTKRKRTDEMFVGEMNLKQWIADSLFLNAAIDGVVDADILGTEEDGGFVSRRDCLSSIMRLALACTAALPKERINMKDAVIALNKIKAKYLKDSGGVNS from the exons ATGTTGTCGATGATACACTGCTTGTGTTATATCTATATGATGATTATGGCTAATTGCTTAACTGCAGGTGTATTAGCAATATCTCATACCAATATCAACACAGATCAGTCTGCGCTTCTTTCTCTCAAAGCTCACATCACTAGTGACCCTCAAAACATCTTGACCGCCAACTGGTCCTCTGCCTCCAATTCCAACATTTGCAACTGGGTTGGCGTTAGCTGCGGTGCTGGCCACCACAGAGTCACGGCCTTAAATCTCTCGCACATGGGTCTTGCCGGAGTTATTCCTCCGCATCTAGGCAACCTCTCATTTCTCGTTGAGTTGGGCCTTAAGAATAATAGCTTTCATGGTCCCCTACCGCAAGAACTGTCTCGTTTGCGCCGGTTGAAGGAGATTAACTTTGGAAACAACAGCTTTATGGGAACCATTCCTTCGTGGTTTGGGTCCTTTGCTAAACTTCAAACCATCAAATTGTACGGTAATGGCTTCTCGGGTTTCATACCGGCTGCTATCTTCAACTTATCTGCACTCGAAATAATTGATCTGAGGAGGAACCAACTATCGG GTAGCATACCCAGAGAAATAGGCAACTTAAGAATGGTGAAGGGCATATACCTTGACGACAACAAGTTCGAAG AACTTCCGAACGAGATGGGCAGTTTAGTTCAGCTGGAGGAGTTGTATGTGCGGTTCAATGCCCTAAAAGCCTCTGCTCTTGTGCCTGTCTTCAACATATCTTCTTTGACTATTTTGAATCTATACGGAAACAACATGAGTGGCAGTCTTCCGGACAATATATGTGAGCATCTTTCCAGTATTCGAATATTTAATtttggtggaaaccagcttgacggTCTGATTCCCTCCAAACTGTGGCAATGCAAAGAGCTTCGTGAAATCGTATTATACTCTAACAATTTCCGTGGAAGCATACCCAAAAGTCTTGGCAATTTGACCTACTTAACCACGATTATTCTTATTGAGAATCATTTAACAG GTACAATACCAAATGAAATTGGTGATCTTCCGCAGTTAGAGTTTTTGGACCTGGATTTTAATAATCTCAGTGGCGTCATCCCATCCAAACTCTTCAATCTCTCCATGAAAAGAATAATAGGGCTTTCTTCCAATCAGCTCTCAGGTAGCCTCCCGGCAAACATCGGTCTTAACGCTCCAAATCTAGAAATCCTTTGTGTAGCCAAAACTAACCTCGTGGCTGGACTACTCCCTAACCTCTCCAATGCTTCCAAGCTCAGGATGCTAGACATGAGCCTCAACTCATTTACCGGGTTTCTTCCTAGCACGCTCTGTTCCTTGAAAAACCTTGAGCGTCTTTTCTTGTACTCGAATAATTTGACAATTGATGCTTCTACTCCACAAGCAGCAAGCACTCTCTCTTGCTCGTTTAATCTTAGAAATTTGACAAGCTTATACTTGGGAGACAATCCACTAAACACCACGATTCCAGCTTCTCGCAGGAATCTTTCTACGTCACTCCTATATGTGAGTTTATTCCGTTCCAACATCAGGGGCAACATTCCAGTAGAAATTGGCAACTTGAGCAGCTTGATATTACTAGACCTGGGAAACAATCAGTTGAGTGGAGCAATTCCAACTTCAATACAAAGGCTACAAAATCTCCAAGTTTTGGATTTGCATGATAACGAACTGCAAGGACATATCCCGTATGAACTCTGTCAACTAAATAACCTAGCCTATTTAATTTTGGCTAGTAATCGGCTCTCTGGTTCTATTCCTTCCTGCTTGGGTACTTTGTTAGTAGCTCTAAGATATCTAAGGTTAGGGTCCAATTTGTTAACTTCAAAAATACCATCTTCCTTGTGGGAACTCAAGTATATATTGGAGCTAAACTTGTCATCCAATTCTCTAGTTGGACCACTCTCAGAAGACATCGGAAAGTTGAAAGATGTGGTGGTAATGGATTTATCAAATAACCATTTCTCCGGAAACATTCCCGGTAGCATTGGGGGTCTTCagaaaatcattaatttgtccTTGGCAAACAATTATTTAGAAGGCCCTATTCCCGGTTCATTTAAAACCTTGCTAAGCCTAGAATTCTTGGATTTGTCCAAAAACAATCTATCTGGAGTGATCCCAAAGTCATTGGAAGCCCTCTTGTATCTCAAGCATCTGAATTTGTCTTTCAACAAACTCCAAGGAGAAATTCCAACCGGCGGGCGTTTCGGAAACTTCTTTGATGATTCATTTGTATCAAACGGTGCACTCTGCAGTACTTCCCGACTCCATGTTCCATTAtgcaaatataaaacaaaagttGAGCCAAATTGGAGGAAAGCTAAATATATCATCTCAGGGGTCATGTCAGTAATACTCCTAGCGACTGTAGCATTGACTCTGATGCTATGCAGGAAAAGGAATGTTGAAGTTGTAAGAGAAACTGCCTTGCTACGTCAAGTTCTTTGGAGAAGAGTTTCGCGCCTAGAACTTGTAAGGGCGACAAATGGACTTCACGAGAGTAACTTACTAGGCACAGGGGGGTTTGGCTCAGTATACAGAGGAACACTGTCAGACGGGATAGATATCGCCCTCAAGGTTTTCAATTTACAGCTAGAAGGGGCATTCAAGAGTTTTGATAAGGAATGTGAAATGCTAAGCAATATCCGTCATCGGAATCTCATTAAAATCATAAGTTGTTGCGATGAACTTGATTTCAAAGCCCTGGTGCTTCAATTGATGCCTAATGGAAGCCTCGAACAGTGGTTGTATTCTCCAAACCGCTCCATGACTATCCTGCAGAGGTTGGACATAATGAAAGATGTTGCATTGGCACTAGAATATATTCATCAAGGTTACTCGATACCTATCGTTCATTGTGACGTGAAACCAAGCAATATACTATTAGATGATGATATGGTTGCACATGTTGCTGATTTTGGCATTGCAAGACTCATCGGCAGTGGAGATTCGATGACGGAAACAATGACCCTAGCCACAGTTGGATACATGGCTCCAG AGTTCGGGATGGAAGGAAGTGTTTCGACGAGTGTGGATGTGTATAGTTTTGGTATTGTACTCATGGAGACATTCACAAAAAGGAAGCGAACGGATGAGATGTTTGTTGgggaaatgaatttaaagcaATGGATTGCAGATTCATTATTTCTAAATGCTGCTATAGATGGAGTTGTGGATGCCGATATACTTGGGACGGAGGAAGATGGTGGTTTCGTGAGCAGGAGGGATTGCTTATCATCCATTATGAGATTAGCTTTAGCTTGCACTGCAGCATTGCCGAAAGAAAGGATTAACATGAAAGATGCCGTAATCGCACTCAATAAAATCAAGGCCAAGTATTTGAAGGACTCTGGAGGAGTGAATTCTTAG
- the LOC126630344 gene encoding probable LRR receptor-like serine/threonine-protein kinase At3g47570 isoform X1 translates to MSFSFRSNLNRKMKTTTIKERSRFLLSKMLSMIHCLCYIYMMIMANYLTAGALAISHNNISTDQSALLSLKAHITSDPQNILTANWSSASNSNICNWVGVSCGAGHHRVTALNLSHMGLAGVIPPHLGNLSFLVELGIENNSFHGPLPQELSRLRRLKAINFENNSFMGTVPSWFGSFAKLQTIRLYGNGFSGFIPAAIFNLSALEIIDLRRNQLSGSIPREIGNLTMVKGIYLDDNKFEELPNEMGSLVQLEELSVRSNALKASALVPVFNISSLTILNLYGNNMSGSLPDNICEHLSSIRIFNFSGNQLDGLIPSKLWQCKELREISLLSNNFRGSIPKSLGNLTYLTHITLAENHLTGTIPDEIGNLPQLEILDLEINNLSGVIPSKLFNLSMIRIIGLSINQLSGSLPANIGLKAPNIEFLYVARTNLVAGLLPNLSNASKLRVLDLNTNSFTGFLPSTLCSLKNLERLFLYSNNLTIDASTPQAASTLSCLFNLRNLTRLYLGDNPLNTTISASRRNLSTSLRCVNLFGSNIRGNIPVEIGNLSGLIGLYLGNNRLSGAIPTSIQRLQNLQVLYLDDNELQGHIPYELCQLNNLADLVLAGNRLSGSIPSCLGTLAVALRSLWLGSNLLTSKIPSSLWELKYILELDLSSNSLVGPLSEDIGKLKDVVDMDLSNNHFSGNIPGSIGGLQKMINLSLANNYLEGPIPGSFKTLLSLEFLDLSKNNLSGVIPKSLEALLYLKHLNLSFNKLEGEIPTGGPFGNFSDESFVSNDALCGTSRLHVPLCKYKTKVEPNWRKAKYIISGVMSVILLAAAALTLKLCRKRNIEVVRETALLRQVLWRRVSRLELVRATNGLHESNLLGTGGFGSVYRGTLSDGIDIALKVFNLQLERAFKSFVKECEMLSNIRHRNLIKIISYCDELDFKALVLQLMPNGSLEQWLYSPNRSMTILQRLDIMKDVALALEYLHQGYSIPIVHCDVKPSNILLDDDMVAHVADFGIARLIGSGDSMTETMTLATVGYMAPEFGMEGSVSTSGDVYSFGIVLMETFTKRKPTDEMFVGEMNLKQWIADSLFLNAAIDEVVDADILGTEEDGGFVSRRDCLSSVIRLALACTAALPKERINMKDAVVALNKIKAKYLKDSGGVNS, encoded by the exons ATGAGTTTTAGTTTTCGATCGAATCTAAACCGAAAGATGAAAACTACTACGATTAAGGAGAGAAGTCGTTTCCTACTATCAAAAATGTTGTCGATGATACACTGCTTATGTTATATCTATATGATGATTATGGCTAATTACTTAACTGCAGGTGCATTAGCAATATCTCATAACAATATCAGCACAGATCAGTCTGCGCTTCTTTCTCTCAAAGCTCACATCACTAGTGACCCTCAAAACATCTTGACCGCCAACTGGTCCTCTGCCTCTAATTCCAACATTTGCAACTGGGTTGGCGTTAGCTGCGGTGCTGGCCACCACAGAGTCACGGCCTTAAATCTCTCCCACATGGGTCTTGCCGGAGTTATTCCTCCGCATCTAGGCAACCTCTCATTTCTCGTTGAGTTGGGTATTGAGAATAATAGCTTTCATGGTCCCCTGCCGCAAGAACTGTCTCGTTTGCGCCGGTTGAAGGCgattaactttgaaaacaacaGCTTTATGGGAACCGTTCCTTCGTGGTTTGGGTCCTTTGCTAAACTTCAAACCATCAGATTGTACGGTAATGGCTTCTCGGGTTTCATACCGGCTGCTATCTTCAACTTATCTGCACTCGAAATAATTGATCTAAGGAGGAACCAACTATCGG GTAGCATACCCAGAGAAATAGGCAACTTAACAATGGTGAAGGGCATATACCTTGACGACAACAAGTTCGAAG AACTTCCGAACGAGATGGGCAGTTTAGTTCAGCTGGAGGAGTTGTCTGTGCGGTCCAATGCCCTAAAAGCCTCTGCTCTTGTGCCTGTTTTCAACATATCTTCTTTGACTATTTTGAATCTATACGGAAACAACATGAGTGGCAGTCTCCCGGACAATATATGTGAGCATCTTTCCAGTATTCGAATATTTAATTTtagtggaaaccagcttgacggTCTGATTCCCTCCAAACTGTGGCAATGCAAAGAGCTTCGTGAAATCTCATTACTCTCTAACAATTTCCGTGGAAGCATACCCAAAAGTCTTGGCAATTTGACCTACTTAACCCATATTACTCTTGCTGAGAATCATTTAACAG GTACAATACCGGATGAGATTGGTAATCTTCCGCAATTAGAGATTTTGGATCTGGAGATTAATAATCTCAGTGGCGTCATCCCATCCAAACTCTTCAATCTCTCCATGATAAGAATAATAGGGCTTTCTATCAATCAGCTCTCAGGTAGCCTCCCAGCAAACATCGGTCTTAAAGCTCCAAACATAGAATTCCTTTATGTAGCCAGAACTAACCTCGTGGCTGGACTACTTCCTAACCTCTCCAATGCTTCCAAGCTCAGGGTGCTAGACTTGAACACAAACTCATTTACCGGGTTTCTTCCTAGCACGCTCTGTTCCTTGAAAAACCTTGAGCGTCTTTTCTTGTACTCGAATAATTTGACAATTGATGCTTCTACTCCACAAGCAGCAAGCACTCTCTCTTGCTTGTTTAATCTTAGAAATTTGACAAGGTTATACTTGGGAGACAATCCACTAAACACCACAATTTCAGCTTCTCGCAGGAATCTCTCTACGTCACTCCGATGTGTGAATTTATTCGGTTCCAACATCAGGGGCAACATTCCAGTAGAAATTGGCAACTTGAGCGGCTTGATAGGACTATACCTGGGAAACAATCGGTTGAGTGGAGCAATTCCAACTTCAATACAAAGGCTACAAAATCTCCAAGTTTTGTATTTGGATGATAACGAACTGCAAGGACATATCCCTTATGAACTCTGTCAACTAAACAACCTAGCCGATTTAGTTTTGGCTGGTAATCGGCTCTCTGGTTCTATTCCTTCCTGCTTGGGTACTTTGGCAGTAGCTCTAAGATCTCTATGGTTAGGGTCCAATTTGTTAACTTCAAAAATACCATCTTCCTTGTGGGAACTCAAGTATATATTGGAGCTAGACTTGTCATCCAATTCTCTAGTTGGACCACTCTCAGAAGACATCGGAAAGTTGAAAGATGTGGTGGATATGGATTTATCAAATAACCATTTCTCCGGAAACATTCCCGGTAGCATTGGGGGTCTTCAGAAAATGATTAATTTGTCCTTGGCAAACAATTATTTAGAAGGCCCTATTCCCGGTTCATTTAAAACCTTGCTAAGCCTAGAATTCTTGGATTTGTCGAAAAACAATCTATCTGGAGTGATCCCAAAGTCATTGGAAGCCCTCTTGTATCTCAAGCATCTGAATTTGTCTTTCAACAAACTCGAAGGAGAAATTCCAACCGGCGGGCCTTTCGGAAACTTCTCTGATGAATCATTTGTATCAAACGATGCACTCTGTGGTACTTCCCGACTCCATGTTCCATTAtgcaaatataaaacaaaagttGAGCCAAATTGGAGGAAAGCTAAATATATCATCTCAGGGGTCATGTCAGTAATACTCCTAGCGGCTGCTGCATTGACTCTGAAGCTATGCAGGAAAAGGAATATTGAAGTTGTAAGAGAAACTGCCTTGCTACGTCAAGTTCTTTGGAGAAGAGTTTCGCGCCTAGAACTTGTAAGGGCGACAAATGGACTTCACGAGAGTAACTTACTAGGCACAGGGGGGTTTGGCTCAGTATACAGAGGAACACTGTCAGACGGGATAGATATCGCCCTCAAGGTTTTCAATTTACAGCTAGAAAGGGCATTCAAGAGTTTTGTGAAGGAATGTGAAATGCTAAGCAATATCCGTCATCGGAATCTCATTAAAATCATAAGTTATTGCGATGAACTTGATTTCAAAGCCCTGGTGCTTCAATTGATGCCTAATGGAAGCCTCGAACAGTGGTTGTATTCTCCAAACCGCTCCATGACTATCCTGCAGAGGTTGGACATAATGAAAGATGTTGCATTGGCACTAGAATATCTTCATCAAGGTTACTCGATACCTATCGTTCATTGTGACGTGAAACCAAGCAATATACTATTAGATGATGATATGGTTGCACATGTTGCTGATTTTGGCATTGCAAGACTCATCGGCAGTGGAGATTCGATGACGGAAACAATGACCCTAGCCACAGTTGGATACATGGCTCCAG AGTTCGGGATGGAAGGAAGCGTTTCGACGAGTGGGGATGTGTATAGTTTTGGTATTGTACTCATGGAGACATTCACAAAAAGGAAGCCAACGGATGAGATGTTTGTTGgggaaatgaatttaaagcaATGGATTGCAGATTCATTATTTCTAAATGCTGCTATAGATGAAGTTGTGGATGCCGATATACTTGGGACGGAGGAAGATGGTGGTTTCGTGAGCAGGAGGGATTGCTTATCATCCGTTATAAGATTAGCTTTAGCTTGCACTGCAGCATTGCCGAAAGAAAGGATTAACATGAAAGATGCCGTAGTCGCACTGAATAAAATCAAGGCCAAGTATTTGAAGGACTCTGGAGGAGTGAATTCTTAG
- the LOC126630344 gene encoding probable LRR receptor-like serine/threonine-protein kinase At3g47570 isoform X2 gives MKGALAISHNNISTDQSALLSLKAHITSDPQNILTANWSSASNSNICNWVGVSCGAGHHRVTALNLSHMGLAGVIPPHLGNLSFLVELGIENNSFHGPLPQELSRLRRLKAINFENNSFMGTVPSWFGSFAKLQTIRLYGNGFSGFIPAAIFNLSALEIIDLRRNQLSGSIPREIGNLTMVKGIYLDDNKFEELPNEMGSLVQLEELSVRSNALKASALVPVFNISSLTILNLYGNNMSGSLPDNICEHLSSIRIFNFSGNQLDGLIPSKLWQCKELREISLLSNNFRGSIPKSLGNLTYLTHITLAENHLTGTIPDEIGNLPQLEILDLEINNLSGVIPSKLFNLSMIRIIGLSINQLSGSLPANIGLKAPNIEFLYVARTNLVAGLLPNLSNASKLRVLDLNTNSFTGFLPSTLCSLKNLERLFLYSNNLTIDASTPQAASTLSCLFNLRNLTRLYLGDNPLNTTISASRRNLSTSLRCVNLFGSNIRGNIPVEIGNLSGLIGLYLGNNRLSGAIPTSIQRLQNLQVLYLDDNELQGHIPYELCQLNNLADLVLAGNRLSGSIPSCLGTLAVALRSLWLGSNLLTSKIPSSLWELKYILELDLSSNSLVGPLSEDIGKLKDVVDMDLSNNHFSGNIPGSIGGLQKMINLSLANNYLEGPIPGSFKTLLSLEFLDLSKNNLSGVIPKSLEALLYLKHLNLSFNKLEGEIPTGGPFGNFSDESFVSNDALCGTSRLHVPLCKYKTKVEPNWRKAKYIISGVMSVILLAAAALTLKLCRKRNIEVVRETALLRQVLWRRVSRLELVRATNGLHESNLLGTGGFGSVYRGTLSDGIDIALKVFNLQLERAFKSFVKECEMLSNIRHRNLIKIISYCDELDFKALVLQLMPNGSLEQWLYSPNRSMTILQRLDIMKDVALALEYLHQGYSIPIVHCDVKPSNILLDDDMVAHVADFGIARLIGSGDSMTETMTLATVGYMAPEFGMEGSVSTSGDVYSFGIVLMETFTKRKPTDEMFVGEMNLKQWIADSLFLNAAIDEVVDADILGTEEDGGFVSRRDCLSSVIRLALACTAALPKERINMKDAVVALNKIKAKYLKDSGGVNS, from the exons ATGAAAG GTGCATTAGCAATATCTCATAACAATATCAGCACAGATCAGTCTGCGCTTCTTTCTCTCAAAGCTCACATCACTAGTGACCCTCAAAACATCTTGACCGCCAACTGGTCCTCTGCCTCTAATTCCAACATTTGCAACTGGGTTGGCGTTAGCTGCGGTGCTGGCCACCACAGAGTCACGGCCTTAAATCTCTCCCACATGGGTCTTGCCGGAGTTATTCCTCCGCATCTAGGCAACCTCTCATTTCTCGTTGAGTTGGGTATTGAGAATAATAGCTTTCATGGTCCCCTGCCGCAAGAACTGTCTCGTTTGCGCCGGTTGAAGGCgattaactttgaaaacaacaGCTTTATGGGAACCGTTCCTTCGTGGTTTGGGTCCTTTGCTAAACTTCAAACCATCAGATTGTACGGTAATGGCTTCTCGGGTTTCATACCGGCTGCTATCTTCAACTTATCTGCACTCGAAATAATTGATCTAAGGAGGAACCAACTATCGG GTAGCATACCCAGAGAAATAGGCAACTTAACAATGGTGAAGGGCATATACCTTGACGACAACAAGTTCGAAG AACTTCCGAACGAGATGGGCAGTTTAGTTCAGCTGGAGGAGTTGTCTGTGCGGTCCAATGCCCTAAAAGCCTCTGCTCTTGTGCCTGTTTTCAACATATCTTCTTTGACTATTTTGAATCTATACGGAAACAACATGAGTGGCAGTCTCCCGGACAATATATGTGAGCATCTTTCCAGTATTCGAATATTTAATTTtagtggaaaccagcttgacggTCTGATTCCCTCCAAACTGTGGCAATGCAAAGAGCTTCGTGAAATCTCATTACTCTCTAACAATTTCCGTGGAAGCATACCCAAAAGTCTTGGCAATTTGACCTACTTAACCCATATTACTCTTGCTGAGAATCATTTAACAG GTACAATACCGGATGAGATTGGTAATCTTCCGCAATTAGAGATTTTGGATCTGGAGATTAATAATCTCAGTGGCGTCATCCCATCCAAACTCTTCAATCTCTCCATGATAAGAATAATAGGGCTTTCTATCAATCAGCTCTCAGGTAGCCTCCCAGCAAACATCGGTCTTAAAGCTCCAAACATAGAATTCCTTTATGTAGCCAGAACTAACCTCGTGGCTGGACTACTTCCTAACCTCTCCAATGCTTCCAAGCTCAGGGTGCTAGACTTGAACACAAACTCATTTACCGGGTTTCTTCCTAGCACGCTCTGTTCCTTGAAAAACCTTGAGCGTCTTTTCTTGTACTCGAATAATTTGACAATTGATGCTTCTACTCCACAAGCAGCAAGCACTCTCTCTTGCTTGTTTAATCTTAGAAATTTGACAAGGTTATACTTGGGAGACAATCCACTAAACACCACAATTTCAGCTTCTCGCAGGAATCTCTCTACGTCACTCCGATGTGTGAATTTATTCGGTTCCAACATCAGGGGCAACATTCCAGTAGAAATTGGCAACTTGAGCGGCTTGATAGGACTATACCTGGGAAACAATCGGTTGAGTGGAGCAATTCCAACTTCAATACAAAGGCTACAAAATCTCCAAGTTTTGTATTTGGATGATAACGAACTGCAAGGACATATCCCTTATGAACTCTGTCAACTAAACAACCTAGCCGATTTAGTTTTGGCTGGTAATCGGCTCTCTGGTTCTATTCCTTCCTGCTTGGGTACTTTGGCAGTAGCTCTAAGATCTCTATGGTTAGGGTCCAATTTGTTAACTTCAAAAATACCATCTTCCTTGTGGGAACTCAAGTATATATTGGAGCTAGACTTGTCATCCAATTCTCTAGTTGGACCACTCTCAGAAGACATCGGAAAGTTGAAAGATGTGGTGGATATGGATTTATCAAATAACCATTTCTCCGGAAACATTCCCGGTAGCATTGGGGGTCTTCAGAAAATGATTAATTTGTCCTTGGCAAACAATTATTTAGAAGGCCCTATTCCCGGTTCATTTAAAACCTTGCTAAGCCTAGAATTCTTGGATTTGTCGAAAAACAATCTATCTGGAGTGATCCCAAAGTCATTGGAAGCCCTCTTGTATCTCAAGCATCTGAATTTGTCTTTCAACAAACTCGAAGGAGAAATTCCAACCGGCGGGCCTTTCGGAAACTTCTCTGATGAATCATTTGTATCAAACGATGCACTCTGTGGTACTTCCCGACTCCATGTTCCATTAtgcaaatataaaacaaaagttGAGCCAAATTGGAGGAAAGCTAAATATATCATCTCAGGGGTCATGTCAGTAATACTCCTAGCGGCTGCTGCATTGACTCTGAAGCTATGCAGGAAAAGGAATATTGAAGTTGTAAGAGAAACTGCCTTGCTACGTCAAGTTCTTTGGAGAAGAGTTTCGCGCCTAGAACTTGTAAGGGCGACAAATGGACTTCACGAGAGTAACTTACTAGGCACAGGGGGGTTTGGCTCAGTATACAGAGGAACACTGTCAGACGGGATAGATATCGCCCTCAAGGTTTTCAATTTACAGCTAGAAAGGGCATTCAAGAGTTTTGTGAAGGAATGTGAAATGCTAAGCAATATCCGTCATCGGAATCTCATTAAAATCATAAGTTATTGCGATGAACTTGATTTCAAAGCCCTGGTGCTTCAATTGATGCCTAATGGAAGCCTCGAACAGTGGTTGTATTCTCCAAACCGCTCCATGACTATCCTGCAGAGGTTGGACATAATGAAAGATGTTGCATTGGCACTAGAATATCTTCATCAAGGTTACTCGATACCTATCGTTCATTGTGACGTGAAACCAAGCAATATACTATTAGATGATGATATGGTTGCACATGTTGCTGATTTTGGCATTGCAAGACTCATCGGCAGTGGAGATTCGATGACGGAAACAATGACCCTAGCCACAGTTGGATACATGGCTCCAG AGTTCGGGATGGAAGGAAGCGTTTCGACGAGTGGGGATGTGTATAGTTTTGGTATTGTACTCATGGAGACATTCACAAAAAGGAAGCCAACGGATGAGATGTTTGTTGgggaaatgaatttaaagcaATGGATTGCAGATTCATTATTTCTAAATGCTGCTATAGATGAAGTTGTGGATGCCGATATACTTGGGACGGAGGAAGATGGTGGTTTCGTGAGCAGGAGGGATTGCTTATCATCCGTTATAAGATTAGCTTTAGCTTGCACTGCAGCATTGCCGAAAGAAAGGATTAACATGAAAGATGCCGTAGTCGCACTGAATAAAATCAAGGCCAAGTATTTGAAGGACTCTGGAGGAGTGAATTCTTAG